A section of the Pygocentrus nattereri isolate fPygNat1 chromosome 18, fPygNat1.pri, whole genome shotgun sequence genome encodes:
- the LOC108433506 gene encoding uncharacterized protein KIAA1958 isoform X2, whose protein sequence is MNDCLHTSAENLSKLVKWAHSHGTICTLIPNLKHLLTEGAHGSLTALWGCNAGHAYHWPLMSSCKTTHKDRMLYQSSRGISSDTLLQSATAMQSSSAERFLGSGAKNKGDSNQTQDSCDFSNCSEPSEMDDNAEEYNNHLFDIVCESSATDEEGDSEPRATDRKRGPKGPASGDCGDTGAKKIKQERAEDYYTVANAQIPGGSEGPQPCSGVSHSPRPNSQTRPSSISSAHHRPSSMDGDSVGVSSSPLENISPSLAKPAHAPVSGSQSRTHMNSNPAASQSAASTSRPGKSDLVESLPNGDFEISFGDSSVTGNPEMDILAEQALGAEAKGDGTGCLAPSSLNSEEHFWPSTSEFSPNAERHSEDRKELEEFITTIDPITLQNLQAVISRVLVIHERARVPEASPPRLGVQELFPGCGLYLPTSKLATMHQESRQDSMRLFHLLFEHFFSEEDLIGAVAFGKRGKVPDGKKILDRRTVDGIIAYVLHCSSLEGWTSVESAKLKKACINKCRLRIGQRKKLAQKSYLFHSPQKSGPSYM, encoded by the exons ATGAACGATTGTTTGCACACCTCGGCGGAAAACTTATCTAAACTAGTGAAATGGGCTCACAGCCATGGAACTATCTGCACACTCATTCCCAACCTGAAGCACTTGCTTACGGAAGGCGCACATGGCAGCCTCACAGCACTTTGGGGTTGCAATGCTGGTCATGCATACCATTGGCCTTTAATGAGTTCCTGTAAAACAACCCATAAGGACCGAATGTTGTACCAGAGCAGCCGAGGGATCAGTTCGGACACACTTCTACAGAGTGCCACGGCCATGCAGAGCAGCTCTGCAGAAAGGTTTCTGGGCAGTGGGGCCAAAAACAAAGGTGACTCCAACCAAACCCAAGACTCCTGTGACTTCTCCAACTGTAGCGAACCGTCTGAAATGGACGACAATGCGGAGGAGTACAACAACCACCTGTTTGACATTGTCTGCGAGTCTTCTGCCACAGATGAAGAGGGAGACTCTGAGCCAAGGGCCACTGACAGGAAAAGGGGCCCCAAAGGGCCAGCGTCCGGAGACTGTGGTGATACTGGAGCGAAGAAGATCAAGCAAGAGCGAGCTGAAGACTATTACACTGTGGCTAACGCTCAAATCCCAGGTGGCTCAGAGGGTCCTCAGCCTTGTAGTGGGGTGTCCCACTCACCCAGACCGAATTCTCAGACTAGACCCTCGTCCATATCTTCAGCCCATCACAGGCCATCCTCTATGGATGGGGATTCAGTGGGAGTATCTTCATCACCActggaaaacatttcaccatctCTGGCCAAACCAGCACATGCTCCTGTAAGCGGTTCCCAGAGCAGAACACACATGAACTCCAACCCAGCAGCCAGTCAGAGTGCAGCATCCACAAGCCGACCTGGAAAGAGTGACCtggtggaaagccttcccaatgGCGACTTTGAGATATCGTTTGGAGATTCATCGGTCACGGGTAACCCCGAGATGGACATTCTAGCAGAACAGGCTCTCGGCGCAGAAGCAAAAGGGGACGGCACAG GCTGCTTGGCTCCTTCCAGTCTGAACTCAGAGGAACACTTCTGGCCTTCCACATCAGAGTTTTCCCCAAATGCTGAGAGACATTCTGAAGATAGAAAAGAGCTTGAGGAATTCATCACAACCATTG ATCCTATAACGTTGCAAAACCTTCAGGCAGTCATCTCCCGAGTCCTTGTGATTCATGAAAGAGCTCGTGTCCCAGAGGCCAGTCCACCCAGGCTCGGAGTACAGGAACTCTTTCCAGGCTGTGGACTCTACCTGCCCACGTCAAAACTGGCCACCATGCACCAAGAATCCAGGCAGGACAGCATGAGGCTCTTTCACCTTCTATTTGAACACTTCTTCAGCGAGGAAGACCTTATTGGGGCTGTGGCTTTTGGGAAGAGGGGCAAAGTGcctgatggaaaaaaaatcctggACAGAAGAACCGTTGATGGGATCATAG CTTATGTCCTGCATTGCTCCAGTTTGGAAGGATGGACATCTGTGGAGTCAGCCAAGCTGAAGAAAGCCTGCATCAACAAATGCAGGTTGAGAATTGGTCAGAGGAAAAAACTAGCACAAAAGTCATATCTTTTCCACAGTCCGCAGAAGTCGGGGCCTTCGTATATGTGA
- the LOC108433506 gene encoding uncharacterized protein KIAA1958 isoform X1 has protein sequence MNDCLHTSAENLSKLVKWAHSHGTICTLIPNLKHLLTEGAHGSLTALWGCNAGHAYHWPLMSSCKTTHKDRMLYQSSRGISSDTLLQSATAMQSSSAERFLGSGAKNKGDSNQTQDSCDFSNCSEPSEMDDNAEEYNNHLFDIVCESSATDEEGDSEPRATDRKRGPKGPASGDCGDTGAKKIKQERAEDYYTVANAQIPGGSEGPQPCSGVSHSPRPNSQTRPSSISSAHHRPSSMDGDSVGVSSSPLENISPSLAKPAHAPVSGSQSRTHMNSNPAASQSAASTSRPGKSDLVESLPNGDFEISFGDSSVTGNPEMDILAEQALGAEAKGDGTVPFAMYEIEKLKALLQAERSKSVMLGETISSLKQDKELLQQELSKKAELICEFLQDQLRPEKRRGHPSSQMEAGSSHQLIGSFPEEGAPFEPPALFDSFEEVELHPLDRQRTIKISSKRNRDGENTRVRMKNVVGVIARYMTALQEFRRSVSMKVAFDRVGVDRNTISRTAAIAELSLAAPEVFHALPPWDEKEETLAHYASRCKQAMDDSIKAKIKAMKAKGELLPIVSK, from the exons ATGAACGATTGTTTGCACACCTCGGCGGAAAACTTATCTAAACTAGTGAAATGGGCTCACAGCCATGGAACTATCTGCACACTCATTCCCAACCTGAAGCACTTGCTTACGGAAGGCGCACATGGCAGCCTCACAGCACTTTGGGGTTGCAATGCTGGTCATGCATACCATTGGCCTTTAATGAGTTCCTGTAAAACAACCCATAAGGACCGAATGTTGTACCAGAGCAGCCGAGGGATCAGTTCGGACACACTTCTACAGAGTGCCACGGCCATGCAGAGCAGCTCTGCAGAAAGGTTTCTGGGCAGTGGGGCCAAAAACAAAGGTGACTCCAACCAAACCCAAGACTCCTGTGACTTCTCCAACTGTAGCGAACCGTCTGAAATGGACGACAATGCGGAGGAGTACAACAACCACCTGTTTGACATTGTCTGCGAGTCTTCTGCCACAGATGAAGAGGGAGACTCTGAGCCAAGGGCCACTGACAGGAAAAGGGGCCCCAAAGGGCCAGCGTCCGGAGACTGTGGTGATACTGGAGCGAAGAAGATCAAGCAAGAGCGAGCTGAAGACTATTACACTGTGGCTAACGCTCAAATCCCAGGTGGCTCAGAGGGTCCTCAGCCTTGTAGTGGGGTGTCCCACTCACCCAGACCGAATTCTCAGACTAGACCCTCGTCCATATCTTCAGCCCATCACAGGCCATCCTCTATGGATGGGGATTCAGTGGGAGTATCTTCATCACCActggaaaacatttcaccatctCTGGCCAAACCAGCACATGCTCCTGTAAGCGGTTCCCAGAGCAGAACACACATGAACTCCAACCCAGCAGCCAGTCAGAGTGCAGCATCCACAAGCCGACCTGGAAAGAGTGACCtggtggaaagccttcccaatgGCGACTTTGAGATATCGTTTGGAGATTCATCGGTCACGGGTAACCCCGAGATGGACATTCTAGCAGAACAGGCTCTCGGCGCAGAAGCAAAAGGGGACGGCACAG TGCCTTTTGCTATGTATGAGATAGAGAAGCTGAAGGCTCTTCTGCAGGCTGAGAGGAGTAAAAGCGTGATGCTCGGGGAAACCATCAGCAGTCTCAAACAGGACAAAGAGCTACTGCAGCAGGAACTTAGTAAAAAGGCAGAGCTTATCTGTGAATTCCTCCAAGACCAACTCCGGCCAG AAAAGAGACGAGGTCATCCTTCCAGTCAGATGGAGGCGGGAAGCTCCCATCAGCTGATTGGTTCGTTCCCTGAGGAGGGCGCTCCCTTTGAGCCACCAGCACTTTTTGACTCCTTTGAAGAGGTGGAGCTGCATCCATTAGACCGACAGAGGACCATCAAGATTTCTTCTAAGAGAAACAGGGATGGAGAGAACACTCGAGTCAGAA TGAAAAATGTTGTTGGGGTGATCGCTCGCTACATGACTGCTCTGCAGGAGTTCCGTCGGAGTGTCTCCATGAAAGTGGCCTTCGACCGGGTTGGAGTGGACCGTAACACCATCTCCAGGACAGCGGCCATCGCAGAGCTCAGCCTGGCTGCTCCAGAGGTCTTCCATGCCCTGCCTCCTTGGGACGAAAAGGAGGAGACGCTAGCCCACTACGCAAGCAGGTGCAAGCAGGCAATGGATGACAGCATCAAGGCCAAGATCAAAGCCATGAAGGCAAAGGGGGAACTTTTACCAATCGTCAGTAAATAA
- the LOC119266048 gene encoding SOSS complex subunit C: MKKIGEFTTKHVSDINTLILFITVCLLVFTVTLYLAPMASNPPGQGFQNKNRVAILAELDKEKRRLIQSQSMNNPGASIPLSRPAVKEFRDHAEQQHIAAQQKAALQHAHAHSSGFFITQDSSFGNLILPVLPRLDPE, translated from the exons ATGAAAAAAATCGGCGAGTTCACAACAAAGCATGTTTCTgatattaatacattaattcTGTTCATCACAgtgtgtttattagtgtttacTGTCACTCTTTACCTCGCACCGATGGCTTCAAACCCGCCCGGACAAG GATTTCAGAATAAAAACAGGGTGGCCATTTTAGCTGAACTGGACAAGGAGAAGAGACGTCTGATACAGAGCCAGTCCATGAACAATCCAGGAGCAAG TATCCCACTTTCAAGACCAGCGGTGAAGGAATTCCGGGACCACGCAGAACAGCAGCACATAGCTGCCCAGCAGAAAGCAGCTCTACAG catgcacacgcacactcGTCAGGCTTTTTCATCACTCAAGATTCCTCGTTTGGGAACCTCATTCTTCCTGTCTTGCCTAGGCTTGATCCAGAGTGA